TACGGCATCGAGGAGGGCAACAACATAACCCTCGTCTTCAACGCCATAGCCCTCAACTTCTCCAAGTACTACTCCTACGGTGATTACTGGGAGGTTCACCTCGACCCGACCAGGGGGTACGCGACGATAAACGTCCCCGACACGGGCCTCCCGTTCGCGGTTGACATAAACAACACTTTCATCATAAAGCTCCCCGAGAACGCAACCCTGATTGAGTACCCGAAGGCATTCGCCCAGCAGTACAACACGAGCAAGTTCTTCGTAACCTCGCAGGTCGAGGGCGACACCGTGATAGTGAAGTCGTACATTTACCTCGAGCCCTTCCTGCCCCCCGACGGGTACAACGCGCTCTTCGGCAGCTACAAGGACTACTACATCCGCTACAAGGCGCCCTACAAGGGTGAGGAGCACTACCAGAGCAGCGTCATGAACGAGTACGTCACCCTGGACATATACAACAACGGAAGCGTCAGGCTCCACATGAGGGACGAGTACGTGGAGCCCAAGTCGGAGGTCGAGGCCAGGAAGGCCGAGATAATCTCCTACGGTGTCGAAAATGTTACGGAGTACATCCTTAGAACCTACTCGATAGCGCTCGGCTACAGGGGCGCCATCGTTGACGACGGTAAGGTCAGGATACTCGGTCTCAACGAGACCGACTCGCCGCTGATAATAGATGCCGAGTACATGCTCAGAAACTTCACGACCTTCGAGAACGGCTCCTACGTCTACCAGTTCGACCCGACGCTCGGTCTCAGCAACGGGCTCACCGACAGGCTGGAGTACGCGGTTAACCACACGCTGTACATAACGATAAACCTCCCAGATGGTGGAGAGTTCCTCGAGGTGCCGGACAACATAAGCGAGACCCTTAACGGCAACGAGTTCAAAATGACCGTCGTGAAGGAAGGCAACAGCCTGAAGATAACATCCCACGTCTTCATACGCTACGGTGCCACGGCGGAGGACGTCACCAAGATGCTCTCCAACCACACGACGGCGACGATAAGGTACACGATTCCGGGCGAGAAGAGCGGGGGCCTGACTGGAACACAGCAGATGGCGGCTGTGGTAATTGCGGTCCTCATCATAGCCTTCGCGGTGTTCTTCTGGAAGAGGCGCTGAGCCCTTCCTCTTTTTCGATATTCATTTAAATGTCAAAGCCCAACACTTCTGAGGTGGTAAATGTGACGCGCAAGCTCTACTACGAGGATGCATACCTCAGGGAGGCGAAGGCTAAGGTTCTTGAAGTCAAGGAAAACGCCCTCCTCCTCGACCAGACTGTATTCTACCCTACCGGTGGGGGCCAGCCCCACGACAAAGGCTGGATAAACGGCGTCGAGGTTCTGGACGTCTACAAGGACGAGGAAGGAAACATCTGGCACGTGGTTGCCGAGCCAGAGAAGTTCAAGCCCGGCGACGAGGTCGAGCTTAAACTCGACTGGGACTACCGCTACAAGCTCATGAGGATTCACAGTGCGATGCACCTCCTAGAGCACGTGCTGAACGAGGTTCTCCCCGGTGAGTGGGAGCTCTACGGCAGCGGCATGAGCGTCCAGAAGGGCCGCTACGACATAACCTACCCTGAGAACGTGAACCAGTGGAAGGGGCAGATAATCGAGCTCTTCAACAGGCTCGTTGATGAGGGCGGCGAGATGAAGATATGGTGGGAGGGAGAGACCCGCTACACCCAGATAAGGGACTTCGAGGTAATTCCATGCGGCGGAACCCACGTGAGGGACATAAAGGAGATAGGCCACCTGAAGAAGTTCAAGCGCTCCAGCCTCGGAAAAGGAAAGCAGAGGCTTGAGATTTGGCTGGAGGACTGAGGGTTAAACGCAGTCTTCTATCTTGGTCTCCATTTCTTTCCCGTACTCGGCAACGTTCGGGGACTTGATGACTTTAAGAACAACGGCGTTCTCCTCGAACCTGACTCTGAAGACTCTGCTGGCGTGCTCCCTGAGCTCCTTTAGGGTTCTCTCGGTGAAGAGCTCGGTATTTATGAAGTAGACCGTCGTCCTCCTCTCGTCACCCAGGTACGGCCTGATCATGTAACCAAACAGGGATTCCAAATCTTTTCTGTCCACCTCGTGCATCGCCAGGACCTTGTCGAAGCCGAGAACGATTCTGACCGTGTAGTCCGCGTCCACTTTCTTCAGCGCTTCCTCGTAGTGCTTCTTCCTTATCGGGAACTCCTTGCTGAGGTCAACCCTGCCGAGGACTTTTCCGGTCTTGAGCAGTCCGCCTATTTTTATGACGTTGGCGGTGTCTATGAGTTCGGTGTCAACGCCGGCCAGCTTGAGCTGCGTCCTGAAGACGTGGAGCTGGTCCAGTTGATCCACTATTATAACGGGAACCCCGTTCTCCCGCAGGCACCTCAGGAGGAGGTGAAAGAACATATGAACAGGTTCCCCGGAGGTGTATTCGATTAGAACGTCCTCCCCCGGCTTGATACTCCGGAAGTATTCAACCAGCGGCTCATCACCAGCGCTCGTCATGGCCATCCCCGTTTTAAAAAGAAAGATTCAATGTAAAAAGGTTTTGTTAACCAGCACTGCAAAAACCATTCCAAAAATGAAAGTTCTGACGCTCATGTTCTAACGCCGGATGTGGGAGTCTCGTTGGGCGAGAATCTTTCATTTCTGGAAAGATACTCTTGAAAATTGGTGCAGGGAGGCGTCATCCCTCCTGCTCTGCTCAAGTTCACTCCTCCAAGCTTCCGAGCTTACTTGCAAGCCCGCCGATGAAACCCGCCACCAGAATTATCACTAAGAAAATTCCCACAATTATGAAAAAATCCAGTATCAACAGCAGACCCACGTACAGTGCAGGGTGCATAGACCCCTCCCACCCTATGCGTTTGAAGGCCATGCCCATAAACCTTTCTAACGGGGAAGGTTTTGAGTGTTCTTACCTTCCTCCCCCGAAGAGAGCGAGGTCGGCGGAGAGTGCAAACTCTCGCCGATTTAACTTAAACTTTTGCCTGATTGTGCTCTGTGTGTTCTGTGTGCTCGTGCGTACTCACACTATTTTGAGGCTATGAATATATAGCCCTATCAAGCCGCATGAAAGTTTCACGCGGCTTGACGGGTTGACACCGAATGCAGTGCTCATAGTGGGCGGGTACACACCGAGAGAGTGTCACCAGCACGTATTTTCGCTATGCTGGTGCATACCAGATGTGGGCGCATCATGCTGAAAGGGCGTTAGTGCTAGAGAAAGTACGAACAAAGAGGGAAAACGGGGTGAAAGTTTTGACAATGCGCCCGGTATAACCATGTTATAAGTGGAACCCTTTGACAAGCTCTTCGTGCAAAATCT
The Thermococcus radiotolerans genome window above contains:
- a CDS encoding DUF257 family protein; translation: MAMTSAGDEPLVEYFRSIKPGEDVLIEYTSGEPVHMFFHLLLRCLRENGVPVIIVDQLDQLHVFRTQLKLAGVDTELIDTANVIKIGGLLKTGKVLGRVDLSKEFPIRKKHYEEALKKVDADYTVRIVLGFDKVLAMHEVDRKDLESLFGYMIRPYLGDERRTTVYFINTELFTERTLKELREHASRVFRVRFEENAVVLKVIKSPNVAEYGKEMETKIEDCV
- a CDS encoding exodeoxyribonuclease VII small subunit, which translates into the protein MKRLLAVLFAAILLTPLIGSSLGLAEDFQPKTYKQDFVFTIVIMPNGNANITMKTVWLEPKDEIQKQIEQILNETQNGNMTLEEAIAKFEEEQLQRYIQSLSQSGMNLTNESIKSYGIEEGNNITLVFNAIALNFSKYYSYGDYWEVHLDPTRGYATINVPDTGLPFAVDINNTFIIKLPENATLIEYPKAFAQQYNTSKFFVTSQVEGDTVIVKSYIYLEPFLPPDGYNALFGSYKDYYIRYKAPYKGEEHYQSSVMNEYVTLDIYNNGSVRLHMRDEYVEPKSEVEARKAEIISYGVENVTEYILRTYSIALGYRGAIVDDGKVRILGLNETDSPLIIDAEYMLRNFTTFENGSYVYQFDPTLGLSNGLTDRLEYAVNHTLYITINLPDGGEFLEVPDNISETLNGNEFKMTVVKEGNSLKITSHVFIRYGATAEDVTKMLSNHTTATIRYTIPGEKSGGLTGTQQMAAVVIAVLIIAFAVFFWKRR
- a CDS encoding alanyl-tRNA editing protein produces the protein MTRKLYYEDAYLREAKAKVLEVKENALLLDQTVFYPTGGGQPHDKGWINGVEVLDVYKDEEGNIWHVVAEPEKFKPGDEVELKLDWDYRYKLMRIHSAMHLLEHVLNEVLPGEWELYGSGMSVQKGRYDITYPENVNQWKGQIIELFNRLVDEGGEMKIWWEGETRYTQIRDFEVIPCGGTHVRDIKEIGHLKKFKRSSLGKGKQRLEIWLED